From Polypterus senegalus isolate Bchr_013 chromosome 15, ASM1683550v1, whole genome shotgun sequence, the proteins below share one genomic window:
- the mettl6 gene encoding tRNA N(3)-methylcytidine methyltransferase METTL6 isoform X1 produces MTDTKETSKEAPPYEDNPQSHESHNSSKVTSTATPATSKSASLCPRVLTPEQLEKLHNDAILVSDFKQLKLEKEAQKNWDLFYKRNSTNFFKDRHWTTREFEELKACRQFEAQKLVLLEAGCGVGNCLFPLLEEDLNLFVYACDFSPRAVDFVKQNPLYNAKQCKAFQCDLTKDDLLENIPSESVDVVTLIFVLSAVHPDKMHLLLENIYKVLKPGGCVLFRDYGLYDHAMMRFKSGNKLGDNFYVRQDGTRSFFFSDDYLAQLFTQAGYEVLVNEYVLRETVNKKEGLSVPRVFLQSKFKKVTTGT; encoded by the exons ATGACTGACACGAAGGAGACATCCAAAGAAGCTCCTCCATATGAAGACAATCCGCAATCTCATGAATCCCACAACTCCTCCAAAGTAACGAGCACAGCGACCCCAGCAACTTCCAAATCGGCGTCCTTGTGTCCAAGAGTCCTGACGCCCGAGCAGCTGGAGAAGCTTCACAACGATGCAATTTTGGTCTCCGATTTCAAGCAGTTAAAGCTTGAGAAAGAAGCGCAGAAGAACTGGGATTTGTTctataaaagaaacagcaccaatTTTTTTAAAGACAGACACTGGACGACGAGGGAGTTTGAGGAGCTCAAGGCATGCAGACAG TTTGAAGCCCAGAAGTTGGTTCTTCTTGAAGCCGGTTGTGGAGTAGGCAACTGCTTGTTCCCTCTTTTAGAAGAAGACCTGAATCTGTTTGTGTATGCCTGTGACTTTTCACCACGAGCGGTCGATTTTGTAAAA CAAAATCCTTTGTATAATGCTAAGCAGTGCAAGGCTTTTCAGTGCGACCTCACTAAAGACGATCTGTTGGAAAATATTCCTTCTGAGTCCGTGGATGTGGTGACACTCATATTTGTGCTATCAGCTGTCCACCCAGACAAAATGCACCTTTTGCTGGAAAATATTTATAAG GTCCTGAAGCCGGGTGGGTGCGTTTTATTCCGAGACTATGGTCTTTATGATCATGCAATGATGAGGTTTAAAAGTGGAAACAAGCTGGGAGACAATTTTTACGTCCGACAAGATGGAACAAGGTCGTTCTTCTTTTCTGATG atTATTTAGCCCAGCTTTTCACACAAGCCGGCTACGAGGTCCTGGTGAATGAATACGTCCTGCGCGAAACGGTCAATAAAAAGGAGGGTCTGAGCGTCCCCAGGGTGTTCCTGCAAAGCAAATTTAAGAAGGTGACGACGGGGACGTAG
- the mettl6 gene encoding tRNA N(3)-methylcytidine methyltransferase METTL6 isoform X2 yields MTDTKETSKEAPPYEDNPQSHESHNSSKVTSTATPATSKSASLCPRVLTPEQLEKLHNDAILVSDFKQLKLEKEAQKNWDLFYKRNSTNFFKDRHWTTREFEELKACRQQNPLYNAKQCKAFQCDLTKDDLLENIPSESVDVVTLIFVLSAVHPDKMHLLLENIYKVLKPGGCVLFRDYGLYDHAMMRFKSGNKLGDNFYVRQDGTRSFFFSDDYLAQLFTQAGYEVLVNEYVLRETVNKKEGLSVPRVFLQSKFKKVTTGT; encoded by the exons ATGACTGACACGAAGGAGACATCCAAAGAAGCTCCTCCATATGAAGACAATCCGCAATCTCATGAATCCCACAACTCCTCCAAAGTAACGAGCACAGCGACCCCAGCAACTTCCAAATCGGCGTCCTTGTGTCCAAGAGTCCTGACGCCCGAGCAGCTGGAGAAGCTTCACAACGATGCAATTTTGGTCTCCGATTTCAAGCAGTTAAAGCTTGAGAAAGAAGCGCAGAAGAACTGGGATTTGTTctataaaagaaacagcaccaatTTTTTTAAAGACAGACACTGGACGACGAGGGAGTTTGAGGAGCTCAAGGCATGCAGACAG CAAAATCCTTTGTATAATGCTAAGCAGTGCAAGGCTTTTCAGTGCGACCTCACTAAAGACGATCTGTTGGAAAATATTCCTTCTGAGTCCGTGGATGTGGTGACACTCATATTTGTGCTATCAGCTGTCCACCCAGACAAAATGCACCTTTTGCTGGAAAATATTTATAAG GTCCTGAAGCCGGGTGGGTGCGTTTTATTCCGAGACTATGGTCTTTATGATCATGCAATGATGAGGTTTAAAAGTGGAAACAAGCTGGGAGACAATTTTTACGTCCGACAAGATGGAACAAGGTCGTTCTTCTTTTCTGATG atTATTTAGCCCAGCTTTTCACACAAGCCGGCTACGAGGTCCTGGTGAATGAATACGTCCTGCGCGAAACGGTCAATAAAAAGGAGGGTCTGAGCGTCCCCAGGGTGTTCCTGCAAAGCAAATTTAAGAAGGTGACGACGGGGACGTAG